The following DNA comes from Centroberyx gerrardi isolate f3 chromosome 4, fCenGer3.hap1.cur.20231027, whole genome shotgun sequence.
ATCATTATCCGTGAAATAGACCATCTCTTTGATCTATGGTTGTGGTGCAGTTATGGTTTGAGGCTAATTTGCTCAAAGTTTCAATATCTTCACATTATTTAGTCAGCCATGCATTTTAAACTataacagagaaaatgaaagtggaAAACCCACAGATCTGAATGTAAAATGATGCATCCTAAAGGATTACATGACAGTGACACAGGCTAGATAGGTGCCTGAAATTGTTAAATGGATTATAGAAATCAGATTATCAAATAATAGATTCAGGGGGGTTTGATTATCTTTaccgtgtgaatgtgtgaatattCTACAATACAAGTTATCACACTGTTTACCAAACTTTATTCTGAACTACTACTTTTGAATAAAGGAATATATTACAATAGGAAAAAGGAatatatttcaatttttttttagtttagatttgatttgagttgcttcttctcatcttttctcatcttttctcaTCATCTTGTCAACAATTCTGAAGTTCACTCTAATACGGTGTTTCCGTACCACATTCAAAAATGACTATCCACAATCTAGCAGTTGACACGTCCTAGCTCTATAAATACACTCTGAAAGAAGGACTTCAGTCTGTCCGATCCCCAGAGAAAACAGAGACGTCAATCTTGCTCTACTGTATTAATGGAACAGAGCTTTCAGGGGGAGGGACCTCCTCTGACTCCCATTAAAGACAGTAGCTATAACGGAGCGGAGACAAGGCTGCAGCCGGCAGACTGAAGagctcactgacacacacagacgaagagacagagagagagagagagagagagagagagagtgtgcagcacaagtgtgtgtgtgaaggagagtgGAAAAAGGCTGCAAAAAGGGAAACCCAGAAAGACACTTGGTGTAATAGTGTGAAAGAGAGGCTGAGGCCAGTGCAGAAGAGACAGGAgtgtagagagacacagagagggaagaaggaggaggaggagggtgagaaagagtaagacagggagagagaaagaggaaagagagggagagagagagacatcagagCGTGGAACAGGTTCTTTTTGCAGGTGAAGAAGCCCTTACACTCAGCCTCAGCAGACATGCCCAACTTTGCCGGCATCTGGAAGATGAGGAGCAGTGAGAATTTCGATGAACTTCTCAAAGCCCTGGGTAAGCCCTTTCCTGCCGATCtatctctccccatctccccgtctctctctctctctctctctctttccccccctctcctttcccctccgtAGCCTGTGCAACAGTGCATCCCTGCGTGAGGTTGACTATCAATCAtgtccattaaaaaaaaactaaacaaaaaaggcttttctttctcctttggGATGGAATGCTTTACTTCCAACAACATGGTTTTGTTGTGAGAAGCTGCCTGGGAAAGCAGGCAGAGATCTGCGGGGAGATGCGGAGGGAAATCCCTCGGCTATACAGGAGATATGAAACGCTGGATGCAGAATTCCTCCCCAAACAGACGTGGTATTGTTACCAGGAACATGTGGGGGGGAACAACATTATTCATGTTAAGCGTTTAAGTAGGGCATGCATTAGCAATGCCAGCGGAGGTCTCCAGAGCCCGGTGCCATTCTCTTGCGTCCtatcttttgttcttttttcaccCCTCTTAGTCTTAACTGATGATTGTGATGGTTTAGATGTGGACAAGTTTAACTGGGTCATTCAATTGTGTGGCGGTGTTTCGTCACGCCGGGACCGAAGCAGACAGGGCCACAGCAAAAAGGCTGGGTGTTTTTAGAATAATGTTCAGAGAGTATTCCCACTGCGAGGTTTTGGAATGCGTGGTGTAAAGCTCTGAAAGCAGTGCAGGGATGAAAAAACTCTCCAGGAACTGATGACAACACACCGGATCATAAATGAAAACTTTAGAGACATGAATGCTTCCTATTTTAGCAGCAGACTGGGCAACTGAAGTCAAAGAGTTGAGTTAAATTTATACCTTGCAAAGCTGAAAGGCCATAATTTAGTTTCATGTATGCATTGCTGCAGCACTACATAGcaaacatgtatgatttgatgGGGATCAGGCTGCATACCAGACTCTAGAAGCTTCTACTCTCCgcttgctttttgtttttgaatatcCTTACTTACGATTATCTACTCTACCATTTCCTACTTTTATCTACTCTTTAATGCCCTGGAACTATTCAAAGGCCCTCTGTGAAcaaatttattttgaaagctaGTATAAATTTATCTTCTGTACGGTCTGGAATTGCTCATTTTTGATATGTGACAAATCACATTTGTAGCCAGAATGCAAACCTTCATCTTTACCAAACAAATTTAACACTTCTCCAACAATCCTGCCCCCATTCTGTGTGAGATGAAAGGTCTTTATACCGTAAGCCATAAGGTAACTGTTCCTCTGTTTGTATGTCCAGGGAGAAAGCAGTCATTCTCTGAACTCAGTGCCTCATCCATTCATGAACGCATTAACCACATCTGCCTGAGCAGATCATTCGTTTGCTCTTACATAAGTGCTCGGTCAATGGAGAGCCGCTGACGGCCGGCTAATGTGGATTCCAATGCTGCTGGGCCGCCACTTTCCATCATCGTCTTCATAATTATCTGTTGACTCGGAGGTTTCCCTACAGTAGGAGGGGATTGTTCTCCATGGTGCGGATAGCAGGGGAACAAGGGAACACAGAGTGAGAGGAGCTGTACAAATTGAACAGACTCACACGGGTTTAGTCTTTTGTTCACTAATTGAGGGGAggcatgtgtgtttgcctttgCCCCAACAATGGAGAGATACTGTAGGCTTGTTATCTTCACAGCTGAGCCAAAAGTCtattatgtttctattttttctgttgatCTGCTGTTACACTACTGAAAAGATTGGTCTGTATCATTAAAGGCCCTggtcaaaaaacacagaaacacacaagacactGAGGTTTGGATTCAAAAAGGAAGCAGCATCAGGATCCTGTAGAAACCTTAGACACCTTGTTAGTAGTGTTTGTGAGAATTAGCTCAAGTTCTGTCACTTTCATTAACAAAGAAAGCATTTTGTGAGTTGTGCTAGGGTTTATTCTTTGTGCCAACCCATGCAATCCTTGCTATTGTTTGCTTGAATGATGTTGATCTAAGCACTCAAGCTTATTGTATCATCACTGTAAGTCCCTTCAGACAAGAATGATGCCTAAAAAATGCTTAAAATTActccaaaaagtcaacttttcagaaatggCGAGTTACTGATTGACTCTCCCACTGATGCTCATGCATATTTAACACTGTAAAACCCAAGGCGTGATCCCCGGGTCATGAAACATGGGTGGGGTTCGATCGTCAGCTGTCaaaatgatgtttacatgcTTGGGTCTTGACCAGACAAGGCCACAGTGGTTTTGGTTTTTGGAGGATCTCTGAAAACTGAGCAGAGCTGAACGCTGTGTTTGACAATCCATGATAGAATAGCTTCGCAAAGTGAAATACTCGGTCTTATTTGCAAAGCTATACACGTTCTGTATCTTCAGCTACTtcaggaggtgagagagggcaGTGAAGTAAAAAGACCCAGGACATTTGGCAGGGCATGAGGCAGAGGGCGAGCCAGATGGCCTTGCAGAGTCAAACGGGGCATGCCAGAGTGTTGCCACAAGCCAAAGCCGTGCCACGCGCAGAACGGCAGTCTTACACTGCTGCGGCCACCAGACAAAAGGAAAAGCCGGTGCTGATCCGGCCCGACACCCTCAAGTGTCGATTTTTTTTCCGGCCAGAGCCAAAAACTTAATCTCTCGCTCCAGTGCCAAAATTCCCCAGATTTCCCCAGATTTCTCTCAGTTTTCAGCAAGAGTTGAAGTTACTGCCAGAGCCGCAGAGCATTTAtcattttcctttcttttgaaaCATCTACATTTCTGTCACTCTTGTTTACTCACAATTTGAAGTATGAAATATTAGTGGAAGTTCATGTTTgctacacacaccaacacagcgTGACATGCAGCCAGCATGCGCCGCTGTATTTTTTTGTCCTGTACATGATAGGGGCTGACATGGAGGCCTGGAGTGCTGTGGAAAGCTGGGTGGGGTCGAGCGTTTTAGCAGAATAGAAAGACAGCGGGACACATCGACGGCTGGACGAAACGAAACGGGTGGTGTCTGTGTTCGAACGATCAAGCCTCGCTAGTTAATCCTCCATGACTTCATCTCTCAAAtactctctctctacttctttctggctgtttttgtctgtctctcgctcagACGCATATAGGGTGGGGTTGATTATGCGGTAACCTGCTCAGTGCTAACCTGGTGCGCGTTCATGATTCACGGTACAAAACATTAGAACCGAGTTCCCAATATTGAGCTATACCCACTTTTGCTAATTCCACGTCTCAATTTTCAAGGCctaaaaatccttctttaaccaGTCTCCTTTGTCTGCATCTCCCTTTCATGATTTAAGTAGATACGTCATCTCTGACTTCTATCGACCTGAATATGATTAACAATAACATCGTCAGGTCTTTGGCTcagcctccaccccccctcaccccttgAATTACAgcggcctgtaattgacacaaacaataaagtcacattttcacaatagagacaagcAAAGCaactaattagagcagagatccaacagaaacgtctagtgaagaagTAATATATGGTGCaaattactgtaataataacactgctattgttttttttgagcTAAACTACTAACTACGAACCAAATGTCTTGCGCTGTCAGTCGCTCActtgtagcaccgtcctccatcgttgagcagctgaaaatgtgaGCCGggagtttttattccaaaacagaatacgagccagaaagtgagttttgaaagccagaaatctcagcacctggtgaagtaataaCTGAGTCACTTgcattgatcaataaccctatcagACCcctacagatatattatggtcattttgtactaTGGTACTatggcagtaaaaaaaaaaacttattgcccctttaattggataatttatttattataaagTGGAAAGAGCAGGTGgtgctaatattttgtacacacaATGTAGCCTGCttctgttttgccaactgtgacTGActgccttgtctctctctctctctctctctctctctctctctctctctctctctctctctctctctctctccctctggtctGGGTCGTGTGCGGTCAGGTGTGAACGCCATGCTGAGGAAAGTGGCCGGGGCGGCGGCCTCCAAGCCCCACGTGGAGATCCGCCAGGACGGCGAGAAGTTCTACATCAAAACGTCCACCACTGTGCGCACCACCGAGATCAACTTCCACATCGGAGAAGAGTTTGACGAGGAGACGGTGGACGGGAGAAAATGCAAGGTAGAGCTTCCGTTTAGCTTCAGTTTAGACATCCACTGTCTAAAGATGATTGTTAGTGCAGGATGGATGTCAAACTCACCACTGAATATCACTGAAGTTATTCGCTATCTTGAGCCCTTAACTTACAAACaggtaaacatgtcgtcccccagaaatgatgcaggcactctttgagccaatcagtaacaacacgcatcatccctccaagatTAATCAAAATCCGACTGGTGGTgaagcagttatggcctttcaaagtttaacatattgacctttaattatagcgcccccatcaggctaTACGTTATATTCCATTAATGACGCAATTcttttgaaaatcaccatatggacacacattagaagaagtgaaattagctactgagacataacataaaaaatgtattgactttatattttgagtgagaagttgggttgtggtccgattgacttgcatggagttggcctggatttggagtctttttggagccggcccctagcggacgttagaggaattgcagcCTGCCACCACTTctgtattggcttcaaaattcacttgTGGTTTTGACCGCTTggtcatccctccaagtttcattgAAATCAGACCAGTGATATCTGAGATGTTACATTTGAGTTAAAAatttgacctgtaattgcagcgcccccatcaggccaatcagtgtaattttgtaaACACTGGAAAACAGCACCGAAATGCATCATGCCTCCAAGTTCTGTCAAAATCACGTGCTATGGATGGAGAGACAAAGCCAGATCCAGAATCCCCCATTGATTTCATCACGTAGGGGACAAATAGCTGCCTTTAAGATTATGTAAACAtctgtatttttaaaaaatacaatcacTATCATGTAACGATTATATagtattttgtaatgaaacccaGATGGAGTGATGATCCGACCCCTGAGTTCACCCTGCTGTTAGCTCTCTCACTTCTCATTTGTGCTTCTAACTGCAGCGTCCGTCTGCCATCAGACCAAACAGGCCCAGAATCTCTGTCACTGTCTTTCCAGATACAGTTGGATGAACTGCTTTCCCACTGCATGCCGTGTCTTTCTGCCTGGGTTGATCCACTCGCCCCAAACCTCCTATAGCGTCCCTTTCTGTTTATTCAAAGAACATTATGCCTCATTTCTAAGAAGCAGCTCTAATACAATTAATATAAGCGGTAGAtgtaagtgtgcgtgtgtgtgtgtgtgtgtgtgtgtgtgtgtgtgtgtgtgtgtgtgtgtgtgtgtgtgtgtgtgtgtgattctctACATGACTCAGATGccctgcagcaccagcagtgTGTCCTCATTTCTCTTTAAATCTCATTCTCACGAAGAAACGCTCGCCATCGTGAGACATAAGCGCATTTACAGCTTCAGAtaagcgtgcgtgtgtgtgtgtgtgcgtgtgtgtgtgtgtgtgtgtgtgtgtgtgtgtgtatacagggAGGACATACATTGAAAGCCATACATCCATGTTGGTTAGAACATTGTTACTTGATGATTACATCCTTTAAATTGTCAACTTCTCTATAAGCAAAGGGCTTAAGGTTGCCAACGACTTCAACAATAGCCCATAATAGTTCATGCTAGCATTTTAGAAAGagtaattctgatatttttcACTGTGATCTTAACACATATATCTGGAGGATAGactttagagtgtgtgtggaggaggtaTATAGTTGTGTAGGAGGAGTATAGCAGTAGTGTTagtgggaaatgtgtgtgtgtgcattcaaggCCTTCGAGGCTCTCTCCATGCTATTGTTTTTGAGCGTCCCATGAAAAATTAATACCACCATCCATGCGGTCTCATCCATTGGTATCATTGGTATCATCCTCACGTCTGAGTGGCTGGATTAAGGGCAGATTGAGGCGAGATGGATGGGAGTTTCTCTCCAAGCCGCTCCAGGCCCAGAGGGGGAATTCTCACACCCGTCCTAGAATACAGTATTACTGAAGTCTGCATCATCACACTGATACGGCAAACACAACACTTATCCTGGTTCATGATAAAAAAGCCACGGCTCTGATACACAGGTTTGGAAAGTATGGGAAAAATCAGTAGAATTATTTTTGAGAATTTCAAGGTCTTAAATATTGTTGGAACTCACAACAAATCCACCAAAAGTTTCAAAAAAGTCTGGAAATTCACTACCACACTTCTGTTTCCCTGAGTCTCTGTGTATACTGTTGGGAATATCAGCCTGTAGTCAGAGctgtaaaacaacaaacaatagATCTACAATGCCTAAAATCTGAGGTTTTAAAAGGTAAGGACtttaaaaatggatgaaaaaagTGTAGAAACTCTGAAAAATACAACTGTCTGTGTTCTGTTACATGCAATGTGAGCAACCTGGTTTCATAGAGACGTACATGTATCCCCTAATACAAGCTGGACTTTTAGGTCAACTATGTAATGAATAGGTTGTGTACAGTTAGGTAAGGAAGATTAGTCAGCTCGATTCCTGCCTGATAAAGTCCATGTGAAGTTCGGAGTATATAAGATATTAGGATCACCTTCCCAATATTGAGTTCCACCTCCTTTTTTTACACATCTAAAATGTATCTCAATTGTgtcaaggcttaaaaatcctccACTGATTTGTTTCCTCCCCTTCAGTTGCATTTCTTCATTATCGAAATGGATTTAATtagcaaaatgaataaaagaccTGGATTCACCTTGTCAGTCTATTTCAAAAAGCAGGTGGTCCTAGTGTTTTGTAACTACCATCTCTTAGTGTTACAGGGCAATGTTACTTAATGTTGCTTAAATTACTTAAGCTAACTAATAATATCAATCATCATTCTTCTTCATCAAGCTTCAATCATTCACATTTTTATGCCAGAAATCACTTTCTTAGATTATGTTTTGAAATCTCAATTTGTAATAAATTGTGACTGTAACTATAAACTTTTGCAAATGATTTCTCCCTATAATAGATACGTTTTATAGCTTCTTCTCCATGTGATATAAACATAATTTTGTTTATCAGACCAAATAATGTTATTGCAGCTACACAATAAATGGTGTCTCAAAAGTTGAGGAATTTAGAGACACTACGTCATGGCAGAAACCATGATGCAATTGAGATAACGAGGATCTAAATTAGAAAATGGCTTTAATAAGACAAGCTGGCATTGACCGGCCAGTGGCTGACATCTGTTTATTACAACGGCATCGCTCTGTGCTTAGCAACCCCAGATCCCCGGCTACATTTGTCCTTTCACTGGGGAGAAACGGAGCCTTGTTTAGTATCAGCAGGTCACACCGGATAAACTGACACTCATTTTCTTGACAAGCTCACATGGAGACGCGGTGCTGTCCCGTCACACAGAGGGACAGATGAGGGAGCCGTCAGAAAGGAAGGCCAGGAGCTGAATAAAAGTAGCAATAAATTCAATTACAAATTACAGTGCTAAATTAGAGTTCTCTCATTTCCGCAATTACATTGTAATTAGACGGTAACAAAACGTATGGGAAATTTGGAATTATTATACAGAAACTACAGATATTGAGAGAAACtatttttggtaacactttagattagggaacacatattagctattaactatgggttttcctcaatagtttaataatttctttCAATAATATGGGATACTAGCACCTTATATgccccatactgagcaaagcatactaaaagcccaattcatgtgcaacaattTCCTTACTTCCTGTctgctataagcactaattaggatgctattgagggaaaacccatagtttaTGGGGCatacttgtagaatacaatagtgcagaataaggtgctaataagtggtttgtaatgactaataatgaaccaaaacactactaatatgcatgttaataagcaacttattaatagttaatatgtgttccctaatctaaagtgttaccgtattttttatttgcactggTTTATCTTACACAAAAGTAATAATCTGACCAGCAAATACTTTAGAGTCCTTTGTCAAAGACAGGTGGAAAATAGACACATGTTATTACTGGCTTATTACACTGTAATTGCTGTAATCTAAACACTGATATAAAACTATGTGTGGATCCCAATGTTCTGAAGTTCATGGACAAACAACTTAGATATGTGAAAAATGGTATGATCAAAGATGATTGATCCCTTATGATAACccataaaaacatatttctccaTGAGACTGGCAGCCATTTACTGCTTTGTTGGTGGCAGTGGTGAACGTGGTTTCACTCAGCAGTCCACAGTCTCTCATTAACACTCTTCTGGGCTGAGGTCTGGTGACTGAGGAGACCACGACATACTGTACTTATGTAGCCCTTATGTAGAGTCACACATTTTACTGTATGCTTGCTGTATGactgcactgctgctccatctctgagaggaattgtttggaaaatgaaaGTCACAATAAAGTGGCATTTTGAGAGCGTCTTGCCTCCGTGATTTGAATGTATTTCCGGACGAAATAGGATATTTGGGCGGGGCATAAAGTGGGGaggaatcattcaaaagtggccgtaaaccaatgggataacAGGATCCATTAAGGAGTTTTATATGGTGGGAGGGGCAAGGGGGttactgttcaaaaatctgtgatgatattattggttgtttttttggatTGTATGCCATGGAGTAACAACTAAAGCGTGGAAGTAATGAGATTCAGACATagaaatataaacaaatacattttttggcatgtttTGTTAAATAGGTGCCGCTTCaggaaattctgttttttgctTCTTTTACCCCCCCggccacagagaggtcagaggtcagggtcagatacagaacTGCGAACCTGGAGCTGgttgggattcagtgtcttgctcaaggacacttcagcagggcggatgcttgaaCCCAGCTCCTCCGGCTGCAAAGAATTCCCCGAAAAGTAATAGTTTGAAAGAAATGTGCTGCAATATGCCGATTCAGCTGAATGTGCAAACTTTGAGAGAGAATAGGCTGCAGTGTCTGTTGCAGTGCTAGCGGAGGATAGTTGCATAACAGATCCAGGATGGGCGAGTTGCTGACAGCTTCCACTGCTTTTCTAACCGCTGGATGAATCTGGGCTTTGTGGATCAGGAAATTCGTATTCTTGAAGGCGCCGCTTCCATCAGGGAAAAATACATCCTGGGTGAAAGTGATCCCCAAGGCTGTCCATTTATTTTAACAAGATTAACAGTGATGTCTATCTCTAAGGGATGGACGGAAGAAAATATTATGAAGAAGTTTAACCCTCTACAATTGAAGGGTTCTGTTCTCGATCTGTTTAGGAAAGACAGCGGCGTCTGTTGTTTTATATTTAAAGAACACAGACAGTTACATCCACTATAATGTTAGTGTCTAGTGAGTAAAAGGTTCAAGATAGCCAATAAATTCAATGATGTTTAATAATGAGTTTTGCTTTTGTGCAAGAAACTATATTGTCAGATTAGAGAGTCTCATATTTCAATTGTTCAATTCAATTATAAAATCACAAAAGTTAATGTTGGAGGACTGAAACATTTTAGAAaagctttattttacagccagCTGAGCATTCAAACAATTAGAACTACTAGAGTAACTCCAATGCACTGGTTAATAGATGTATTTGTATTGTAGATAGTGTTATATTCTCTAAGACATACAAGGAGTATTGTTCTGACCATTTGGAAAACCTATTACAAAATTACTTAcagcacaacattaaaacaaatgatggtacttttaaAGACTAGATATCTTACAtctttatgtggcaaaacaatttcaatttcaatttattttttagagAGTAAATAATTACAAAACATTATTTTGGAATAGAACCCTTCATGTTGTCCCACTGTATGTAAACTGAATCTTATCTCCATAACTATATgcagttgactgactgactttttGACATTTCACCAAAGCCTAAAAATATGTAGTCTATTCATGACACGACAGAGACTGAAACAGCACACACATTGTTTTGCAACTCTCTCGGAGAAGACAATAAAACTGCCGAGCTCATTTCCCGGTTGTTTCCCAACTGGGTGGACAATCTTAAGTTCTGTTCACAAATGTATAACAGAAAAATTACTGTACTGAAAAGTGACCCTGCAAATTCTTGGGCAGTGGAACTGAAGTGGTATTCATGCTTGCGGAGAGAAACTATTGCACATGGAAAGGGAAAAATGTGTAATTGCGTGCATGCACTACATCAAGTCTATATAATTCAACCAAGAGCCTGGGATATTTGAGATAGATATTTGCTTTAAACCACAAAGCGCTTCTGGGTATGTGTGCAGAACAGAATCCACTAATGGTTTgatctctgtctgtctaaatTACATCAATGAATATGCGCAATTGTATGTAGGCTATTCAGATAACGATggtacattttggagatattatTCACAAATGGAACTGTCAAACCGAGATTTCGACTATACTGAAGCGGCATTCGACAGCTTTTTTTTGCCTCTACCTTTATTTTACGGCGTGAACTACATGTTGCAGTCGGGGAGAGCAGACATGACCTAATTTGGATCCCAGGAGACAGCACGGCTCCTTCTGTCTGTGCCCTGGGGCATGCTGGGTACTGGGCAGGGCTAGACGGCTGTCAGCGCCACAGCTTTTTGCCACACGAAGCCCCGCTGTGTGAAGAGGCAGACGAGACCTTGTTGTTATCACACATTCACCAGATCCTTCTGTTTAGGCTTGAAACGCAATTCCAGCGTCTCGGCATTCATTCGTGGAAAAATCATGCTGTTGATGATATATTTGGTCTCTTTCTCACGAAGGAGAAGTTAAAGCAGCACGTTGTCTGCCGGTGTGGCAATCATACGCAAGACCGGAGCCGGACCTGCAGGACGGCCAGCCCAGTGACACTGGCACATGAGCCGGAGGGCGGACGGGGCTTGGCGGACTTTGAGGCGGAGGGGTTGGCAGCAGAGGGCTAAGTGGGGTTTGGCTGAGGCCGGTCGCCCCCCGTGGTTAAAGGGATTACACGCTGATCTGTGCCTGGCAAAGAGCAGAGGGCTGATTAACACCGCCACAAGGTTAAAAAGCTCCCTCTAATCTGCGGGATTGTCGAGGGATCAGACGGCCTCCTCTCACTTCCAGGAGCGCTCCTGTTCAGAGGAGAAAGTGATAAGGCACTTCCTGTCGGTGGCAGAGacgcagggagggggggggggggggagagaggcgATGGGTTCAGAGTGGTAGACATAATGAGGCGATTATACCTGCTCTGCATGGATGGAGGTGTTTCATGAAAGATGGCAAAGACATAGAGGTACTTCTGTACTATTGTACCATAGGACACTGTTCTATTAAAACAGAACATTCCTTGGTTGAAAGATAAATATAGCTTCTGACGGCAAATCGGCAACAAAACAAGTTGAGGTTCGAGGTTTAAAAATCTGTAGCGCACCGGCGTCATTCTCATCTGAACACAGCGGCTCGGTGCAGCCGTTGTTGTCTTCCAGCGTACGGCAAAAGCACGGCACTTCTGGGCAAGGGGACTTTGACAAATGGAGTCCTTTTGCCCAGCTGGTTGCTATAGAGACCGACGTTAAGTATTAGTCACCTGCCATGAGGCTACGGGGAGAGGCACAGGGAACGGAGATGCTGTGTAAAGAAGGATCAGAGTCCGTTTGATCGCCAAGAACAATAGAAGTTCTatatcagattcagattcagattcagattcagaaaatgTGAATTTCTCTTGTTGACATCACACCTTAAAGAGTTTCATAGTGCGAGGACAACATGATCTCACTTATAGTCCAAAGAGATAGGTCAtggcatactgtatatacataggGACAGTGGActatacacacactccacataCAGGACTGCA
Coding sequences within:
- the crabp1a gene encoding cellular retinoic acid-binding protein 1a; amino-acid sequence: MPNFAGIWKMRSSENFDELLKALGVNAMLRKVAGAAASKPHVEIRQDGEKFYIKTSTTVRTTEINFHIGEEFDEETVDGRKCKSLATWETENKIRCQQTLVDGDGPKTYWTRELKGDELILTFGADDVVCTRIYFRE